GGGCAAAGGGGCTATAGAGTTGCTGGAGGCTCCCCGAGGAAGCAGCGGCTCCGCAGGGATCCCACATTCCCCCAGCACCGcgaggcagcaggagctggctgagAGAGCTCTCTCAGGCTGGGGACCCCGCGCCACCTTTGGGCTCCTCAGGTGAGCTCAGCCATGCGGGATGTGAATGGGTCTGCCGGGCGGCCTCTCCCCCGGCAGGCCCCGCGCCGCAGCGTGCACACCATCTCAATGAGGCACTGCGGCACTGCTGCTGCCCGCGGGACGTGACGGCGGAAATCCTGCCCGCCTGCCGCCTCGGCCCGCCTCTGCTGCCTGCCGCTGCGAAGGAAGCGCTCCCTGAATGGCTGCCGCTGCTGCACACCTtgcagcaccccccccccccacttccccGTGCTGGGGTCTCTCCCTGAGCCGTGCCAGTGGCTTGGTGTGGGGCTTGGGCAGCCCAGGCGCGATGGGATGAACGTGCATTAGGCACAAGGCTCAGAGCATGGCCAGAATCCTCCATCCCATGGGGAGAGGGTCCCGGCGGAAGGTGGGGTGCAGACCCGGGCTGGCAGGGGATGGTGGAAGCAGACCTATCCCCCTGGCTCCTCCGCTCAGCAGGGCTTTGAGGATGACGAGGAAAAAGCGGAGTGGGGGAGCCATGCAGATAGCAGGGTGGGGGGCAAGAGGGGTCACACAGCTCGAACGTAACCCAACTCTTATATAGCACGGCTATTCCCGGTGCTGCCGAGGGGCTTGTGGCTAAGTTTAGACTCAGCTGATGTTACAACCTTTTCTTAAAGGCCAGGGGATGATGGCTAGTGCGGTACAccagtggggcaggaggggtgCCAAGGTTTGTGGTGCCCCAGCCGCGGTGCACTGAGGGGCTGGCACGGCTCTTGAGGACAGCTTCTGCACAAACAGGAGGCCCCAGTGTTTGCTCGGCAAACACCGCAGCCCCGGGGGGCAGAGTGCGGCTGGGATGAGCCAACGCGGCCCTGCTGCCCGAGCACACGGTCGATATGTCACCCCCCCCGCTCTGCCGTGGCACTGCAACTGCGCGTGCCGCCCGGCCCACCCGGAATGGCGGCGTGCACCCAACATGGCCCCACGCGTGGGGGCCCTGccgctgctgccagccctgcaccCGCACATGGGCCCCCGGCCTGCGGGCAGCCGTGGCCTCACGCAGCGGTGCTGCTGATGAGCGTGGATGCAGAGGTTAATACAGCTCTGTTTAATGAGCAAGAGCCCTCGGGCAcggagaggagggaggaagcagCCGTGGAACCGGGCAGCTTCTCCTCATGGCGCTGCCGCTCTCCTTCAGGGCAGATGCTAGCGGGCTGTGCTGGTTTCCATGGCGGTGCTGCCTGTGGGTGCCTGGGTCTCCTCGGGCTGTGGAGAAGCGGGGCTGGTGAGCCGCCCAGCGGCGTGCGGCTGCCTGCTCCCGCTCCCGGCCACGGGAGCGCAGGGGGTCTCTGTCCTAGCCTTTGCCCCGGCTGCAGGCAAGAGGTGGCCCCGCAGCCACCTCTCGCTCCTGTGCTCCCCAGCACCCGTGCTCTCCAGTCTCCCCTTACTTCTCCCTACCCACTTATTCAATCCCTCACTGCTGGCCCGCTCACCTCAGAGCCCCCTCCAAGGCTAACACCCCAAACCACTGAAGGTCCCAATCCGGTCCAGTTTCAACCCAAAGCAACCCCTGGGCACGGCCTTCCAGGCCCAATCTCGAGGCAGTGCCCACTTGCGACTGGCGAGGGTCTTGCGCCAGAGAGAGGGACGGGCAGCTCTAGCCCCAGACGGGAGGAAGGGGAGCGTGGAGGAGAGCAACTGAGGGCCGAAACTGGACCCCTCCTTCGTGTCCTCTTCAGCCGGTGTGGACTCGGGCTCCAGGGGCAGCAACTGGGAAAGGAGCATCTGGGATAAACAGAGAGGAGAGGGGGGTGAGGGCAGAGTTGCCTGTGCTCCTGGCAAAAAGCCTTGTACCCCCTTGTGCCGCACTGCACGCACCTTCACAGCATGTGCAGGACGCTAAATGGTGCCCGCACACAGGCGCTGTGCCTGTGACACTGCATCCAGACGCAGGGAAGGGCTAGACCAGCAGCTCTTGCTGTCTGGAATGATTCTGCTGGCCAAAAGAGCAGCCAGCCAGCTGCTGTGAGCCTCTGCCTGCGTGCAGGTTGTCCTGCTCTTGTGTGTGTCCCCAACACTCAGAGGGTAACAGGCTTCAGTCCTTGCTCTTTCTGTTGATGCTGAGCACCTCTGTGTGCTCAGGCTGCTATGTGGCATT
This Lathamus discolor isolate bLatDis1 chromosome 4, bLatDis1.hap1, whole genome shotgun sequence DNA region includes the following protein-coding sequences:
- the LOC136013048 gene encoding C-type natriuretic peptide 2-like codes for the protein MLGFHSWPCSLLLLLVLLSASVQTVSLSGQRLQMLLSQLLPLEPESTPAEEDTKEGSSFGPQLLSSTLPFLPSGARAARPSLWRKTLASRKWALPRDWAWKAVPRGCFGLKLDRIGTFSGLGC